The DNA region GCATCAGCGCAAGCCGTGCCCCGCCGCCCGTCTGCGGGATGAGCACCACCCAGGTGTCATCACCGTCCTCACGCGGGACATAGCCCAGGGCGTCGCACCAGAAAGCGGTGGACCGGGGAACGTCCTCCACACCAAGAACCGTGGTTCCAATAGCCAGCATGCTTGTATGCTTCCCCGATTGGCGCTGTGGATCAACCCTTGTGGCAGAGTCGGCGCGCCGAACACGGCGTCTGGCTTGGCTAGGTGAGGCGGATCTGGCGGTTGACGTCCTTGTAGAGGAGGTATCGGAACGGGCCGGGACCGCCCGCGTAGCAGGCCTGCGGGCAGAACGCGCGGAGCCACATGAAGTCGCCAGCCTCCACCTCCACCCAGTCGTCGTTGAGGCGGTAGACGGCCTTGCCTTCCAGTACAAACAGGCCGTGCTCCATGACGTGGGTTTCGGCGAAGGGGATGGAGGCGCCGGGCTGGAACGTCACGATGTTGACGTGCATGTCGTGCGCCAGGTCGTCAGGATCAACGAACCTGGTGGTGGCCCAGGCGCCGTTGGTTCCGGGCATGGGCCGGGGTTCCACGTCCTGGTCTCGGGTGACGAAGGACTTTGCCGTATGCCCTTCCAACACTTCGTAGGCTTTGCGGATCCAGTGGAAGGAGGCGGCCTCTCCGTCGGCCGGGGCGTCGTTTCTGAGCTTCCAGTCCGAACCTGCGGCCAGGTAGGCGTAGCCGCCGGCCTCAAGCCGGTGGGTCTCACCGTCGAGTGTCAGGGTCAGCGAGCCCTTGGTCAGGAAGATGACGCCTTCGACGCCGGCCTCGGCTTCGGGCCTGGTGCTTCCGCCGCCGGGGGCTACTTCCACGATGAGCTGGCTGAAGGTGGTGGCGAACCCGGCGATGGGGCGGGCGATGATCCAGGACCGGGTCTTGTCCCAGCCCGGGAGGTTGGACGTGACGATGTCCCGGAGCACGCCCTTGGGGATGACTGTGTAGGCCTCCTTGACCACGGCGCGGTCCGTGAGGAGCTGGGTCTGCGGTGGCAGGCCGCCTTCGGGGGAAAAGTAGGTGCTCATGGGTTTGCTCCTTGCGGTGTTGAAGGCGGCGGTGCCGACGAGTGATGGGAGGGTTTCGCGGCCATCCGCGGGTGCGCCAGCCCGGTCAAGCGTGCAAGCCCGACGCCGGCCAGCGCCTGGACCTCCTCGGCCCCGACGGCGCCGCACTGGACGCCGCGGAGGACAAATGCGGCGAGCGCGCGTGCCGTGGCGGGTTCGTCCATGACGCCGCCCTCCGTCCGCTGCACATAGTTGCGCAGGCGTG from Arthrobacter pascens includes:
- a CDS encoding bifunctional allantoicase/(S)-ureidoglycine aminohydrolase, which gives rise to MSTYFSPEGGLPPQTQLLTDRAVVKEAYTVIPKGVLRDIVTSNLPGWDKTRSWIIARPIAGFATTFSQLIVEVAPGGGSTRPEAEAGVEGVIFLTKGSLTLTLDGETHRLEAGGYAYLAAGSDWKLRNDAPADGEAASFHWIRKAYEVLEGHTAKSFVTRDQDVEPRPMPGTNGAWATTRFVDPDDLAHDMHVNIVTFQPGASIPFAETHVMEHGLFVLEGKAVYRLNDDWVEVEAGDFMWLRAFCPQACYAGGPGPFRYLLYKDVNRQIRLT